From bacterium, a single genomic window includes:
- the arcC gene encoding carbamate kinase produces the protein MDRRAVIAVGGNALIRDGQAGTIAEQFENARATVRPIAALVADGWKIVVTHGNGPQVGFILLRSELVGASAPVPRLSLDMSVADSQGGIGYIMDSSFTSELARLGLRDRVACVLTHTVVASDDPAFKKPSKPIGPWYTPEQAAVMQQREGWVMVEDAGRGYRRVVPSPRPLRIVEVPQIRALVEREFVVIAVGGGGIPVVEPAPGEYQGIEAVIDKDLASALLAEALDFPMLIVSTGVDQVALHFRQPNQRFIDRMTVSEARRALEAGEFPAGSMGPKIQAAIGFLERGGKEVLITSPYRLAQAVAGATGTRIVPDPQG, from the coding sequence ATGGACCGCCGGGCGGTCATTGCCGTCGGGGGAAACGCGCTGATCAGGGACGGGCAGGCCGGCACCATCGCCGAGCAGTTTGAAAACGCTCGGGCCACGGTCCGTCCCATCGCCGCGCTGGTCGCGGACGGCTGGAAGATCGTGGTGACGCACGGGAACGGGCCCCAGGTTGGGTTCATCCTGCTCCGCTCGGAGCTGGTGGGAGCGTCGGCACCGGTCCCCCGGCTCTCGCTCGACATGTCCGTCGCCGATTCCCAGGGCGGGATCGGGTACATCATGGACAGTTCGTTTACGAGCGAGCTCGCGCGCCTCGGACTCCGCGACCGCGTGGCCTGCGTCCTCACCCATACGGTCGTCGCGTCGGACGACCCGGCCTTCAAAAAGCCGAGCAAGCCGATCGGCCCCTGGTACACGCCCGAGCAGGCGGCGGTCATGCAGCAGCGGGAGGGTTGGGTGATGGTGGAGGATGCCGGCCGGGGGTATCGGCGGGTCGTCCCCTCTCCCCGACCGCTGCGGATCGTCGAGGTGCCCCAGATCCGCGCGTTGGTGGAGCGGGAATTCGTGGTGATCGCGGTCGGCGGTGGGGGAATCCCCGTCGTGGAACCCGCCCCGGGCGAATACCAGGGCATCGAGGCGGTCATCGACAAGGACCTCGCCTCGGCGCTGCTGGCCGAGGCGCTCGATTTCCCGATGCTGATCGTTTCCACCGGGGTGGACCAGGTGGCCCTGCACTTCCGCCAGCCGAACCAGCGGTTCATCGATCGCATGACCGTGTCGGAGGCGCGGCGGGCCCTGGAGGCCGGCGAGTTTCCCGCGGGCAGCATGGGGCCGAAAATTCAGGCCGCGATCGGCTTTCTGGAGCGCGGAGGAAAAGAGGTGCTGATCACCTCACCGTACCGGCTGGCGCAGGCAGTGGCGGGCGCGACCGGCACGCGGATCGTGCCGGACCCGCAGGGGTGA
- a CDS encoding isochorismatase family cysteine hydrolase — translation MIQAEPYDFDFDPRAAALLIIDMQRDFVYPGGFGAALGNDTSFLLRAVAPTERVLHAARRAGMFVVHTREGHRGDLSDLPSAKKARGRLKVGIGDPGPMGRILVRGEYGHDIVDELRPAPGEPVVDKPGKGAFYATDLDAILHARGIRQLIVCGVTTEVCVHTSVREANDRGYDCLVLEDCVGSYFPEFQEVGIKMIKAQGGIFGWVSDSARFVEALAKATSAPATSSARG, via the coding sequence ATGATACAGGCGGAACCGTACGACTTCGATTTCGATCCCAGGGCAGCGGCCCTGCTCATCATCGATATGCAGAGGGATTTCGTGTACCCGGGAGGGTTCGGGGCGGCGCTTGGGAACGACACCTCGTTCCTGCTGCGGGCGGTGGCCCCCACCGAGCGCGTGCTGCACGCCGCCCGACGGGCAGGGATGTTCGTGGTGCACACCCGCGAAGGCCACCGGGGGGACCTCTCAGACTTGCCCTCGGCGAAGAAGGCGCGCGGCCGCTTGAAAGTCGGGATCGGGGATCCCGGGCCGATGGGCCGGATTTTGGTGCGGGGCGAATACGGACACGACATCGTGGACGAACTCCGGCCCGCCCCCGGCGAGCCGGTGGTGGACAAGCCGGGAAAGGGGGCGTTCTACGCGACCGATCTGGATGCGATCCTGCACGCTCGGGGGATCAGGCAGCTGATCGTCTGCGGGGTGACCACCGAGGTGTGCGTGCACACCTCGGTGCGCGAGGCCAACGATCGCGGCTACGACTGCCTCGTGCTCGAGGACTGCGTGGGGTCGTATTTCCCGGAGTTCCAAGAAGTTGGAATCAAGATGATCAAGGCTCAGGGCGGGATCTTCGGCTGGGTCAGCGACTCGGCCCGGTTCGTTGAGGCTTTGGCGAAGGCCACGAGCGCGCCAGCGACCAGCTCAGCACGAGGCTGA
- a CDS encoding regulator: MLASASEFRPRLWVPGDWNAFFGLFTNVALNVIVLSSLALGVLKLPPNVVFGRILPALGIALPLGNIFYAYLAYRLAKQERRDDVAAMPYGPSVPHMFIVVFVIMLPIALKTGDPIKAWEAGLAWCFIIGLIILLGAFIGPAIRAFTPRAAMLGTLAGISIAFISMRPAFQMWEAPWIAFVSLAIILVSWVANVRLPFGVPGGLAAVVIGTAVGWVAVLLGWTGILVPSAVGESFRQFGLHLPIPGTEVLRGLRDVGPLLATAIPLGVYNFTEGMNNVESAAAGGDSYNLRSILLADGIGAVIGSFLGSPFPPAVYIGHPGWKAVGGRIGYSLATGIVTALVAFLGLVALLLALIPIQALVPILLFIGLVIGAQAFQTTPARHAPAVVLALLPNIALWAKGLVDDALQAAGADPGKLGLDKLGVGDIYHGMSLFGGGAVLAGMVLGAIAAFVIDREFNRAAVVAVTAAVLSFVGLINTAGPVGWNVSPPVTLGYLLMGVCFTMVYRRVGHMAAATAPPLEVEGVGRG, encoded by the coding sequence ATCTTGGCATCGGCGAGCGAATTTCGACCGCGGTTGTGGGTGCCCGGAGACTGGAACGCCTTCTTTGGTCTGTTTACGAACGTCGCACTCAACGTCATAGTGCTGTCCAGCCTGGCGCTGGGGGTCCTCAAGCTGCCGCCGAACGTCGTGTTCGGCCGCATCCTGCCGGCGTTGGGCATCGCGCTCCCACTCGGCAACATCTTCTACGCCTACCTCGCCTACCGGTTGGCGAAGCAGGAGCGACGCGACGACGTGGCCGCCATGCCCTACGGGCCCAGCGTGCCACATATGTTCATCGTCGTGTTCGTGATCATGCTGCCGATCGCGCTCAAGACCGGCGACCCGATCAAAGCCTGGGAAGCCGGCCTGGCGTGGTGCTTCATCATCGGGTTGATCATCCTGCTGGGCGCGTTCATCGGCCCGGCGATCCGCGCGTTCACCCCCAGGGCGGCGATGCTGGGCACGCTGGCCGGCATCTCCATCGCGTTCATCTCGATGCGCCCGGCGTTCCAGATGTGGGAGGCGCCGTGGATCGCCTTCGTCTCATTGGCCATCATCCTGGTGAGCTGGGTGGCAAACGTCCGGCTCCCGTTTGGCGTCCCCGGCGGGCTGGCGGCGGTCGTGATCGGGACCGCCGTCGGCTGGGTGGCGGTGCTGCTGGGCTGGACCGGGATCCTCGTGCCCTCGGCGGTCGGCGAGTCATTTCGGCAGTTCGGGCTGCACCTGCCGATTCCCGGGACGGAGGTGCTGCGGGGACTGCGTGATGTCGGGCCCCTGCTGGCGACGGCGATTCCGCTCGGCGTGTACAACTTCACCGAGGGGATGAACAACGTGGAGAGCGCCGCGGCGGGAGGTGACAGCTACAACCTCCGCTCGATTCTGCTCGCGGACGGCATCGGCGCGGTCATCGGCTCGTTCCTGGGGAGCCCCTTCCCGCCGGCCGTATACATCGGGCACCCCGGGTGGAAGGCCGTGGGGGGACGGATCGGCTATTCCCTCGCGACCGGCATCGTGACCGCGCTGGTAGCCTTCCTGGGGTTGGTGGCGCTGCTGTTGGCCCTGATTCCGATCCAGGCGCTGGTACCGATCCTGCTGTTCATCGGGTTGGTGATCGGCGCCCAGGCGTTTCAGACGACCCCGGCACGCCACGCGCCCGCGGTGGTGCTGGCGCTCCTGCCCAACATTGCCCTGTGGGCCAAAGGCCTTGTGGACGATGCCCTGCAGGCCGCTGGAGCCGATCCCGGGAAACTTGGGCTGGATAAGCTCGGCGTCGGCGACATCTATCACGGGATGTCGCTGTTCGGCGGTGGGGCCGTGCTCGCCGGCATGGTGCTGGGGGCGATCGCCGCCTTTGTCATCGACCGCGAGTTCAATCGCGCGGCGGTCGTCGCCGTCACCGCCGCGGTGCTTTCGTTCGTCGGCCTGATCAACACGGCCGGCCCGGTGGGCTGGAACGTCTCGCCCCCGGTCACGCTCGGCTACCTGCTGATGGGGGTGTGCTTCACGATGGTGTATCGGCGGGTCGGACACATGGCGGCCGCGACGGCGCCCCCGCTCGAGGTCGAGGGGGTGGGGCGCGGGTAG
- a CDS encoding gamma-glutamylcyclotransferase yields MGFDLFVNGTLMRGLALAGNLAGAEFLGEAQTAAIYRLYSIDDRHPGMFEVPEGGVSVAGELYRVSDDVWRRVEAGEPPGLYRGTVLLEDGRRVDGMLYPRELAEGRHRDISAHGSWRGYMSAR; encoded by the coding sequence ATGGGGTTCGACCTGTTTGTCAACGGCACCCTGATGCGAGGGCTCGCCCTCGCTGGGAACCTGGCGGGGGCGGAGTTTCTCGGGGAGGCTCAGACGGCGGCGATCTACCGCCTCTATTCGATTGACGACCGGCATCCCGGGATGTTCGAGGTCCCGGAAGGAGGGGTCTCCGTGGCCGGGGAGCTGTACCGCGTCAGCGACGATGTGTGGCGGCGCGTCGAGGCCGGCGAGCCCCCGGGGCTGTACCGCGGGACGGTGCTCCTCGAGGACGGCCGGCGGGTCGACGGCATGCTCTATCCTCGCGAACTGGCCGAAGGCCGGCATCGCGATATCTCCGCTCACGGGAGCTGGCGGGGCTATATGTCCGCGCGGTGA
- a CDS encoding cupin domain-containing protein — protein sequence MSTGMPIGDGDPGREVQGEAGILTVRAGQARRTWNGIQYLTGLSGKNVGASQLSMNVATIPPGGIASAHIHVGFEVMLYILEGRVRHEYGPGCQRIIDNEAGDFIFIAPGVPHEVVNLSDTDPVVAVVARSDASEWEHIIRYDRAQARPATD from the coding sequence ATGTCGACAGGGATGCCCATCGGCGACGGGGATCCGGGGAGGGAGGTCCAGGGAGAGGCCGGGATCCTGACCGTCCGCGCCGGCCAGGCGCGCCGAACGTGGAACGGCATTCAGTACCTGACCGGACTGTCCGGCAAGAACGTCGGCGCGAGCCAGCTCTCGATGAATGTCGCGACGATTCCTCCGGGCGGCATCGCCTCCGCGCACATCCACGTGGGATTCGAGGTGATGCTCTACATCCTCGAGGGCCGCGTCCGGCACGAGTACGGGCCGGGATGCCAGCGCATCATCGATAACGAAGCGGGTGACTTCATCTTCATCGCCCCCGGGGTACCGCACGAGGTCGTCAACTTGAGCGACACGGACCCCGTCGTCGCGGTCGTGGCGCGGTCCGACGCATCGGAATGGGAGCACATCATCCGGTACGACCGCGCGCAGGCGCGCCCCGCGACGGACTGA
- a CDS encoding chromosome partitioning protein ParB → MAMAHWAVFPDETPSKHAVALAEQIDRDGGRTLAIYREPVGDHWHIFCLLPLAKVEPTPYQRDLSPTHVKRLLTAVKKLDRFVDPIVVMSPGPGVYWTPNGNHRRTVAEKLRGVMIPSIVVPEPEVAFQILALNTEKAHNLKEKSLEVIRMYRGLVEEAPSRGEEDYTFQFEAAHFITLGLLYESNKRFAGGAFAPILRRVDKFLKGAFPKTLPEREERAAMVRHADEVLGEVVARLKKRGLSHPYVKNFVLSRTTPLTRQRKTLPSFEQTFKKLAANLEGFDVAKVRYEDIQRSAIMGAPSAE, encoded by the coding sequence ATGGCGATGGCACACTGGGCGGTCTTTCCCGACGAAACCCCATCGAAGCACGCCGTGGCCCTGGCCGAACAGATCGACCGTGACGGCGGCCGGACCTTGGCCATCTACCGGGAACCGGTCGGGGACCACTGGCACATCTTCTGCCTGCTCCCCCTCGCGAAGGTCGAGCCCACCCCCTACCAACGGGACCTCTCCCCCACCCATGTCAAACGCCTGTTGACGGCCGTCAAAAAACTCGACCGATTCGTCGACCCCATCGTCGTCATGTCGCCCGGCCCGGGCGTGTACTGGACCCCCAACGGCAACCACCGCCGCACGGTTGCGGAAAAACTCCGGGGGGTCATGATCCCCTCGATCGTCGTCCCCGAGCCGGAAGTGGCCTTCCAGATCCTTGCGCTCAACACCGAGAAGGCGCACAACCTGAAGGAAAAGTCCCTCGAGGTCATCCGCATGTACCGGGGGTTGGTCGAGGAGGCCCCATCGCGCGGGGAGGAGGACTACACCTTCCAGTTCGAAGCCGCACACTTTATCACGCTCGGGTTGCTCTACGAGAGCAACAAGCGCTTCGCCGGCGGGGCGTTTGCACCCATCCTCCGCCGGGTCGACAAGTTCTTGAAGGGCGCGTTCCCCAAGACCCTTCCCGAGCGCGAAGAGCGTGCCGCGATGGTCCGTCACGCGGATGAGGTCTTGGGGGAGGTGGTCGCCAGGCTCAAGAAGCGGGGCCTCAGCCACCCCTACGTGAAGAACTTCGTCCTGTCGCGGACCACCCCCCTGACGCGACAGCGCAAGACCCTGCCCAGCTTCGAGCAGACCTTCAAGAAACTGGCGGCCAACCTGGAGGGGTTCGACGTGGCGAAGGTCCGCTACGAGGACATCCAGCGTTCGGCGATCATGGGGGCACCGTCGGCCGAGTAG